In Raphanus sativus cultivar WK10039 unplaced genomic scaffold, ASM80110v3 Scaffold0780, whole genome shotgun sequence, a genomic segment contains:
- the LOC108819683 gene encoding uncharacterized protein LOC108819683 isoform X1, protein MATIPPQFPLEIRSALRRAAASSTVYFLRPITTATATPSSRRHRTTKLLRPRAFSSSSSVKLPTKPPLCTADELHYVTVPNSDWRLALWRYFPSPQAPTRNHPLLLLSGVGTNAIGYDLSPGCSFARHMSGEGYETWILEVRGAGLSTRVSDLKDVQDSAHELSHQIQSTAEAAAREAKAADIADGAPAPDVFGEAASAWDESKIVARLTATFMRLSERLSGFLSEGQSVFMSAKLFDRIAMLLEDSRLYERFSEIRSKLLSLIESRQNSGLGNQIRELTQRLVNLLDDGQRSVSPQLIDLQERLTSTIEDFQKQLDLIVKYDWDFDNYLEEDVPAAIEYVRAQCKPKDGKLLAIGHSMGGILLYAMLSRCAFEGREPCLAAVATLASSLDYTTSDSALKLLIPLADPAQALSVPVVPLGALLAAAYPLSSRPPYVLSWLNDLISATDMMHPEQLEKLVLNNFCTIPAKLLIQLTTAFRAGGLRDRSGKFYYKDHLSRTSVPVLALAGDRDLICPPVAVEDTAKLFPENLVTYKELGEPDGPHYAHYDLVGGRLAVEQVYPCITEFLSHHDSA, encoded by the exons ATGGCGACGATCCCTCCCCAATTCCCCTTGGAGATCCGCTCTGCTCTACGTCGGGCGGCGGCTTCCTCCACCGTCTACTTCCTCCGCCCAATCACCACCGCAACCGCAACTCCTTCGTCACGTCGTCACCGAACGACGAAACTTCTCCGACCGAGagccttctcttcctcctcaTCAGTTAAACTCCCAACGAAACCTCCTCTCTGCACCGCCGACGAGCTTCATTACGTCACCGTTCCGAACAGCGATTGGCGCCTCGCTCTCTGGCGCTACTTCCCTTCCCCTCAG GCTCCGACGAGGAATCATCCGCTCTTGCTGTTATCTGGAGTAGGAACCAATGCAATTGGATATGATCTATCTCCCGGT TGCTCTTTTGCAAGACACATGTCTGGTGAAGGATACGAGACGTGGATTCTTGAGGTTCGTGGAGCCGGGCTGAGTACTAGAGTATCTGATCTCAAAGACGTTCAAGACTCTGCTCACGAGCTGTCTCATCAGATACAGTCTACTGCCGAAGCTGCGGCTAGAGAAGCTAAAGCTGCTGATATTGCGGACGGAGCACCAGCACCAGATGTTTTTGGTGAAGCCGCCTCTGCTTGGGACGAGTCAAAGATCGTGGCGAGGTTAACTGCAACCTTTATGCGTTTGTCGGAGAGACTTAGTGGGTTTCTCAGCGAAGGTCAGTCAGTGTTCATGTCTGCTAAGTTGTTTGATAGAATTGCTATGCTTTTAGAAGATTCTCGGCTGTACGAACGCTTTAGTGAGATAAGATCTAAGCTTTTGAGTTTGATCGAGTCGAGGCAAAACTCAGGGCTTGGTAACCAAATCAGAGAGTTGACTCAGCGCCTTGTGAATCTTCTCGACGATGGTCAGAGGTCTGTCTCGCCTCAGCTGATTGATCTGCAAGAGCGTCTCACTTCCACCATTGAGGATTTTCAGAAGCAGCTTGATTTGATCGTTAAATATGATTGGGATTTTGATAACTACCTGGAAGAGGATGTCCCTGCTGCG ATTGAGTATGTAAGAGCGCAATGCAAGCCAAAGGACGGTAAGCTTTTGGCAATTGGGCACTCAATGGGAGGTATCTTACTCTATGCAATGCTGTCACGTTGTG CTTTTGAGGGTAGGGAACCTTGCCTGGCAGCTGTGGCAACTTTGGCTTCATCGCTAGATTACACAACTTCAGATTCTGCCCTCAAATTGCTCATACCTCTT GCCGATCCTGCACAAGCTCTGAGCGTTCCAGTTGTTCCTTTGGGAGCTCTCTTGGCTGCAGCTTATCCTCTTTCGTCGCGACCTCCATACGTTTTATCTTGGCTTAACGATTTGATATCAGCAACGGATATGATGCACCCTGAACAGTTAGAGAAGCTCGTCTTGAATAACTTCT GTACCATACCAGCAAAACTCCTTATACAGCTGACAACAGCCTTTCGAGCGGGAGGCTTACGCGATCGTAGTGGTAAATTTTACTACAAGGATCATCTTTCCAGAACCAGTGTCCCTGTCTTAGCTCTTGCGGGTGATCGGGACCTGATCTGTCCCCCTGTAGCTGTAGAAG ACACTGCTAAGCTGTTCCCTGAGAACCTGGTCACTTATAAGGAACTTGGAGAACCAGACGGACCACATTACGCGCACTATGATTTGGTTGGAGGACGACTG GCAGTGGAGCAAGTCTATCCTTGCATAACTGAATTTCTTAGCCACCATGATTCTGCATAA
- the LOC108819683 gene encoding uncharacterized protein LOC108819683 isoform X2 produces the protein MATIPPQFPLEIRSALRRAAASSTVYFLRPITTATATPSSRRHRTTKLLRPRAFSSSSSVKLPTKPPLCTADELHYVTVPNSDWRLALWRYFPSPQAPTRNHPLLLLSGVGTNAIGYDLSPGCSFARHMSGEGYETWILEVRGAGLSTRVSDLKDVQDSAHELSHQIQSTAEAAAREAKAADIADGAPAPDVFGEAASAWDESKIVARLTATFMRLSERLSGFLSEGLGNQIRELTQRLVNLLDDGQRSVSPQLIDLQERLTSTIEDFQKQLDLIVKYDWDFDNYLEEDVPAAIEYVRAQCKPKDGKLLAIGHSMGGILLYAMLSRCAFEGREPCLAAVATLASSLDYTTSDSALKLLIPLADPAQALSVPVVPLGALLAAAYPLSSRPPYVLSWLNDLISATDMMHPEQLEKLVLNNFCTIPAKLLIQLTTAFRAGGLRDRSGKFYYKDHLSRTSVPVLALAGDRDLICPPVAVEDTAKLFPENLVTYKELGEPDGPHYAHYDLVGGRLAVEQVYPCITEFLSHHDSA, from the exons ATGGCGACGATCCCTCCCCAATTCCCCTTGGAGATCCGCTCTGCTCTACGTCGGGCGGCGGCTTCCTCCACCGTCTACTTCCTCCGCCCAATCACCACCGCAACCGCAACTCCTTCGTCACGTCGTCACCGAACGACGAAACTTCTCCGACCGAGagccttctcttcctcctcaTCAGTTAAACTCCCAACGAAACCTCCTCTCTGCACCGCCGACGAGCTTCATTACGTCACCGTTCCGAACAGCGATTGGCGCCTCGCTCTCTGGCGCTACTTCCCTTCCCCTCAG GCTCCGACGAGGAATCATCCGCTCTTGCTGTTATCTGGAGTAGGAACCAATGCAATTGGATATGATCTATCTCCCGGT TGCTCTTTTGCAAGACACATGTCTGGTGAAGGATACGAGACGTGGATTCTTGAGGTTCGTGGAGCCGGGCTGAGTACTAGAGTATCTGATCTCAAAGACGTTCAAGACTCTGCTCACGAGCTGTCTCATCAGATACAGTCTACTGCCGAAGCTGCGGCTAGAGAAGCTAAAGCTGCTGATATTGCGGACGGAGCACCAGCACCAGATGTTTTTGGTGAAGCCGCCTCTGCTTGGGACGAGTCAAAGATCGTGGCGAGGTTAACTGCAACCTTTATGCGTTTGTCGGAGAGACTTAGTGGGTTTCTCAGCGAAG GGCTTGGTAACCAAATCAGAGAGTTGACTCAGCGCCTTGTGAATCTTCTCGACGATGGTCAGAGGTCTGTCTCGCCTCAGCTGATTGATCTGCAAGAGCGTCTCACTTCCACCATTGAGGATTTTCAGAAGCAGCTTGATTTGATCGTTAAATATGATTGGGATTTTGATAACTACCTGGAAGAGGATGTCCCTGCTGCG ATTGAGTATGTAAGAGCGCAATGCAAGCCAAAGGACGGTAAGCTTTTGGCAATTGGGCACTCAATGGGAGGTATCTTACTCTATGCAATGCTGTCACGTTGTG CTTTTGAGGGTAGGGAACCTTGCCTGGCAGCTGTGGCAACTTTGGCTTCATCGCTAGATTACACAACTTCAGATTCTGCCCTCAAATTGCTCATACCTCTT GCCGATCCTGCACAAGCTCTGAGCGTTCCAGTTGTTCCTTTGGGAGCTCTCTTGGCTGCAGCTTATCCTCTTTCGTCGCGACCTCCATACGTTTTATCTTGGCTTAACGATTTGATATCAGCAACGGATATGATGCACCCTGAACAGTTAGAGAAGCTCGTCTTGAATAACTTCT GTACCATACCAGCAAAACTCCTTATACAGCTGACAACAGCCTTTCGAGCGGGAGGCTTACGCGATCGTAGTGGTAAATTTTACTACAAGGATCATCTTTCCAGAACCAGTGTCCCTGTCTTAGCTCTTGCGGGTGATCGGGACCTGATCTGTCCCCCTGTAGCTGTAGAAG ACACTGCTAAGCTGTTCCCTGAGAACCTGGTCACTTATAAGGAACTTGGAGAACCAGACGGACCACATTACGCGCACTATGATTTGGTTGGAGGACGACTG GCAGTGGAGCAAGTCTATCCTTGCATAACTGAATTTCTTAGCCACCATGATTCTGCATAA